From the Notamacropus eugenii isolate mMacEug1 unplaced genomic scaffold, mMacEug1.pri_v2 scaffold_102, whole genome shotgun sequence genome, one window contains:
- the LOC140517027 gene encoding XK-related protein 2-like, with protein MDTAYEGTDEESVDHVPTLEEGMIHGPSLQFTFPFSILFSTFLYCGEVASAIYMIDIYRKNNDRFWTVFTSIFCFGGSIMDQLTLIVVHKDLSKSKPLMLFMHFLLMGPIVRCLEAVVIYLQLLKKQKREKEETYISTAGRKILQSSSKMTLEWEIAHSLQTLYMHYNAFKRMALIQAFLGSVPQLTYQLYVTFTARQLPLGRAVLMTFALISTTYGAILCNILAIQIKYDDYKINLQALEFICITVWRCLEITSRLVILVLFSASLKLRAVPFMLGVFMIPLLEPWIEFWRSGAKFPSNTEKNISRVGTLAMFMLVTILYAGINFSCWSAVKLRLADRELIDKSQNWGHMALHYSIRLIENIVMVVVFRFRGGKTILYCCDSLIALQLIITYLLSIGFMLLFHQYLHPGWSDKALPEYVETQPEVM; from the exons ATGGACACAGCTTATGAAGGTACTGATGAAGAAAGTGTAGATCATGTTCCGACTCTGGAGGAAGGAATGATACATGGCCCCAGTCTCCAGTTTACATTCCCATTTAGCATCCTATTTTCCACATTCCTCTACTGTGGTGAGGTTGCTTCTGCTATCTACATGATTGATATATATAGAAAAAACAATGACAGGTTCTGGACAGTATTTACATCCATTTTCTGCTTTGGTGGATCTATTATGGACCAATTGACTCTAATAGTTGTTCATAAAGACTTATCCAAGAGTAAGCCTCTAATGCTATTCATGCACTTTCTACTTATGGGACCAATTGTTAG ATGTTTGGAGGCAGTTGTGATATATCTTCAGTTGTTGAAGAAACAGAAACGTGAAAAAGAAGAAACCTATATCAGTACAGCAGGAAGAAAGATACTCCAAAGCAGCAGCAAAATGACACTGGAATGGGAGATTGCCCACTCATTACAGACACTATACATGCACTATAATGCCTTCAAACGTATGGCATTGATTCAGGCCTTTCTGGGGTCAGTGCCACAACTAACTTATCAGTTATATGTCACCTTTACAGCCCGTCAACTCCCCCTGGGTAGAG CTGTGTTGATGACCTTTGCCCTGATATCTACCACCTATGGGGCTATCCTCTGTAACATACTGGCCATCCAAATCAAGTATGATGACTATAAAATCAACCTGCAAGCTCTAGAATTCATCTGTATCACTGTCTGGCGTTGTCTGGAGATAACTTCACGCCTTGTAATTCTGGTGCTGTTCTCTGCATCCTTAAAATTGAGAGCTGTGCCCTTCATGTTAGGTGTCTTCATGATTCCCCTGTTGGAGCCCTGGATTGAATTTTGGAGAAGTGGTGCTAAGTTTCCTagcaatactgaaaaaaatattagcCGGGTTGGCACTCTTGCCATGTTTATGTTAGTCACTATTCTATATGCAGGCATCAATTTCTCCTGTTGGTCAGCAGTGAAGCTGCGGTTGGCTGATAGAGAATTAATTGATAAATCACAAAACTGGGGTCACATGGCTCTCCATTATAGTATTCGGCTAATAGAAAACATAGTCATGGTAGTGGTATTTAGATTTCGAGGGGGGAAAACAATACTCTATTGCTGCGACTCATTAATTGCCCTACAACTCATCATAACCTACCTGTTATCCATTGGTTTCATGCTACTCTTCCATCAGTATTTGCATCCAGGGTGGTCAGACAAAGCATTACCAGAATATGTTGAAACTCAGCCTGAAGTAATGTAA